A single Meriones unguiculatus strain TT.TT164.6M chromosome 13 unlocalized genomic scaffold, Bangor_MerUng_6.1 Chr13_unordered_Scaffold_199, whole genome shotgun sequence DNA region contains:
- the LOC132650596 gene encoding pro-adrenomedullin-like, giving the protein MKLVSIILIFLGSLAFLDVDTAQPDASSQWELAWNKWVLSSGKRELQASSTNSSGLTGEEIVLNSTLVPLQDKESTSKSPQASTPSIAHIGFKHYRPMMNPGSPSSPCRLGTCILQKLAQRIYQLTDKSKDAVAPQNKISPQGYGRRHWRSLPEVLQAQTVVSSQEQTQATAASGDGWQQ; this is encoded by the exons atgaagctggtttccatcaTCCTGATATTCCTGGGTTCACTTGCCTTCCTAGATGTGGACACTGCACAGCCAGATGCATCCTCGCA atgggagctggcCTGG AATAAGTGGGTGCTAAGTAGTGGCAAGAGGGAACTGCAGGCATCCAGCACCAATTCCTCGGGACTCACTGGTGAGGAGATAGTTCTTAACTCGACTCTTGTTCCGCTCCAGGACAAGGAGAGCACATCGAAATCCCCACAAGCCAG CACTCCCAGCATAGCCCATATTGGATTCAAACACTACCGCCCTATGATGAACCctggctctcctagctctccatGCCGCTTAGGGACGTGCATACTGCAGAAATTGGCCCAACGGATCTACCAGTTGACAGACAAAAGTAAAGACGCTGTGGCCCCCCAAAACAAGATCAGCCCTCAAGGCTATGGCCGCCGGCACTGGCGTTCCCTGCCAGAGGTCCTCCAGGCCCAGACTGTGGTgtcctcccaagagcagacacaggcaaCAGCAGCCTCCGGGGATGGGTGGCAGCAATGA